The sequence AAAGCCGTGATCATTACCCATAGTGAAACTTCGACGGGGGTAATTAATGATTTACCGACGATCAACCAGTATATTAAGGCTCACGGTGCTTTAAGTATTGTCGATACCGTGACCAGCCTCGGTGCTTGCAGTGTGCCGATCGATGAGTGGGGCTTAGACGTGGTGGCTTCGGGTTCCCAGAAAGGCTATATGATTCCGCCGGGATTGGGGTTTGTCTCCGTCAGTGAGAAAGCCTGGAAAGCCTACGAAACAGCGAACTTGCCGAAGTTCTATTTTGACCTGGGTCCCTATCGCAAAAATGCCGCGAAGAATACGACGCCATTTACCCCGGCGATTAATCTAATCTTTGCGCTGCATGCGGCCCTGGGCATGATGAAGCAAGAAGGCTTAGAGACCTTGTTTGCGCGGCACGATCGGCTCCGGAGTGCAACCCGAGCGGCGGTTAAAGCGATGGGGCTACCATTGTTTGGCCCGGATGAATGCGCTAGCCCAGCGGTCACGGCGGTCATGCCAACGGGGGTTGAAGCGGAAAAAATCCGTTCAATCATGCGGAAGAAATTTGATATTGCTTTGGCCGGTGGTCAGGATTCCCTCAAGGGCAAGATCTTCCGGATTGGGCATTTGGGGTTTGTCACCGATCGGGATCTGCTGACGGCGATCGCGGCGCTGGAAGCAACGTTGCAGGAACTGGGGCATACGGGTGCCACACCGGGTGCGGGAGTCGCAGCGGCGGGTGAAGTGTTGAATCGTTAGGTAGATTGGGGCTTAAACTTGCTAGGACGAATAGTCCAAACTCCTGGCAAGTTTAAGCTGATCCCAAAAACATTACGGAGTTTTACCGCGAACATCACGGCATGTAAATTACTGCAACCCTTCTGCAAAAAATGCCCCATGTCAAAATCCGGCTTGTTAGTCTACATACATGGCACGAAAGGGGCTGAAACCTCCTTCTCCAAGGCCGATTAATAGCGCGTGTCATCTTGCTTTAGTCGGGTTATCAGTTTTTCAATCAATCATTCCTTCGAACGCATTTCGTTGGCTCTGGGAATTGGTTTCGTTGTTCAAAGTTTTGAGTCTTCTCCAATCGGAACCTCACTTCACCCATCTAACACCACAGTCTGAATCGACTGAGCGGGTTGGAATATCGGGAGAGATTGATAATTAGTTTGTCCAGGCAACAGTTAGTTAGTTGAAACCCCAATAATGGGTTGATTTAACCAGATTAAAATCGAACAGTTGATTGGCAAGGGCCGAGGTTTATATATAAACCTCGGCCCTTGAGCTGTGATTGTGGGTAACGTTGCGGCCTAAATGCTCATTTCCAACATGCGTTGCATTGGTTTGAGTGCTGCTACGCGCGTTGCTTCTGGCATTGTGATTTCTGGTGTCTGATGTTTCATCGCCAGATATAACTTTTCCATCGTATTCAGCCGCATGTGGGGGCATTCGTTGCAGGCACAATTACTGGTCGGTGGTGCGGGAATTAATTCCTTATCTGGCACGGCTTTCTTCATTTGGTGGAGAATGCCGGATTCAGTCACGACGATGAATTGTTGTTTGGGGCTTTGTTGACAATATTTAAGTAGGGCGGTGGTGGAACCGATAAAGTCGGCATGACGTAGGACGGGCGGTTCACATTCTGGGTGAGCAATCACTTCGGCTGCCGGGTGTTGCATTTTTAGATCAATTAGCTTGCGTTCGGAGAAAATCTCGTGAACCATACAGCTGCCTTCCCACAAGCGCATGTCGCGACCGGATTGCTCCATGACATAGCGACCGAGGTTTTTGTCGGGGGCAAAAATGATTGGTTGGTCGGCGGGAATCTGTTGCACAATTTTGACGGCATTGGCACTGGTACAGATGATGTCACTCATCGCTTTGATTTCAGCCGTGCAATTTATGTAGGAAATCACCAAATGGTCAGGATGCTGCCGCTTGAAGTCCGCAAATGCCTCCGGTGGGCAGCTATCCGCTAGCGAGCAACCCGCATCGAG is a genomic window of Romeriopsis navalis LEGE 11480 containing:
- a CDS encoding pyridoxal-phosphate-dependent aminotransferase family protein — protein: MDDKLMLMIPGPTPVPERVLQAMAKHPIGHRSADFSAIFAEVTENLKWLHQTKNDLLILAGSGTAAMEAGIINFLSTGDKVLVGTNGKFGERWGKVCAAYNLDVQYITAEWGKPLDPNEFKQALEADTAKDIKAVIITHSETSTGVINDLPTINQYIKAHGALSIVDTVTSLGACSVPIDEWGLDVVASGSQKGYMIPPGLGFVSVSEKAWKAYETANLPKFYFDLGPYRKNAAKNTTPFTPAINLIFALHAALGMMKQEGLETLFARHDRLRSATRAAVKAMGLPLFGPDECASPAVTAVMPTGVEAEKIRSIMRKKFDIALAGGQDSLKGKIFRIGHLGFVTDRDLLTAIAALEATLQELGHTGATPGAGVAAAGEVLNR
- the nadA gene encoding quinolinate synthase NadA encodes the protein MFTSFAVPTTDPKADIPQDLFGAIEALKKELNAVILAHYYQDPDIQDIADYLGDSLGLSQQAAETDADVIVFAGVHFMAETAKILNPHKLVLLPDLDAGCSLADSCPPEAFADFKRQHPDHLVISYINCTAEIKAMSDIICTSANAVKIVQQIPADQPIIFAPDKNLGRYVMEQSGRDMRLWEGSCMVHEIFSERKLIDLKMQHPAAEVIAHPECEPPVLRHADFIGSTTALLKYCQQSPKQQFIVVTESGILHQMKKAVPDKELIPAPPTSNCACNECPHMRLNTMEKLYLAMKHQTPEITMPEATRVAALKPMQRMLEMSI